A single region of the Plantactinospora soyae genome encodes:
- a CDS encoding thiamine pyrophosphate-dependent enzyme: MNSAEAVGAVREAVGGDVAVVAGVGRAGWTAGQYWPERTLHLDALGDVLPVASGLALGLGPAGRVLSVEGDGSLLFGLAGLATLASLRGRLGGFTAVVLDNERYESGGNLPSRHFPLDWPALVGAFSLPFGQAYRPVEVAAALAASAPVGVVRLVVRDETPLPAPIGTNNGREAVHAYRRMLDLRYGVRPSVPARKF, encoded by the coding sequence GTGAACTCGGCTGAGGCCGTTGGCGCGGTGCGCGAGGCCGTGGGCGGGGACGTGGCGGTGGTCGCCGGGGTCGGCCGGGCCGGCTGGACCGCTGGCCAGTACTGGCCGGAGCGGACGTTGCACCTGGACGCGCTCGGCGATGTGCTCCCGGTCGCGTCGGGACTCGCCCTCGGGCTCGGACCGGCCGGCCGGGTCCTCTCGGTCGAGGGGGACGGTTCCCTACTGTTCGGGCTGGCCGGATTGGCCACCCTGGCCAGCCTGCGCGGGCGGCTCGGCGGGTTCACCGCCGTGGTCCTCGACAACGAGCGGTACGAGTCGGGCGGCAACCTCCCCTCCCGTCACTTCCCGCTGGACTGGCCAGCCCTGGTCGGCGCGTTCAGTCTGCCCTTCGGGCAGGCGTACCGACCCGTCGAGGTCGCAGCGGCGCTCGCGGCCTCCGCACCGGTCGGCGTGGTGCGGCTCGTTGTCCGCGACGAGACCCCGCTGCCGGCCCCGATCGGGACTAACAACGGCCGCGAGGCGGTACACGCGTACCGCCGGATGCTGGACCTCCGGTACGGGGTACGTCCGAGTGTGCCGGCCCGGAAGTTCTGA
- a CDS encoding thiamine pyrophosphate-binding protein has protein sequence MRRFEWESLFPAEIDCVVTVPDSMLTPVVRRVVETTDLDYLQTVHESQAVAMAVGLALAGRRPLVCMENSGLRAAGETIARLVVLHQLPLLTLVSDRGGYGDPNWWAQYHSDHMRGLISLFALVGTVAATPTELTRALRGGLDVVATRMRSAVVVAAPELLKGLRRELG, from the coding sequence GTGAGGCGCTTCGAGTGGGAGAGCCTCTTTCCTGCGGAGATCGACTGTGTCGTCACCGTTCCGGATTCGATGTTGACGCCGGTCGTCCGCCGGGTGGTCGAGACGACCGATCTGGACTACCTCCAGACCGTGCACGAGTCCCAGGCGGTCGCCATGGCGGTCGGACTGGCCCTCGCCGGGCGCCGTCCCCTGGTCTGCATGGAGAACTCGGGTCTGCGGGCGGCCGGTGAGACCATCGCGCGGCTCGTGGTGCTGCACCAACTGCCGCTGCTGACGCTCGTCTCCGACCGCGGCGGGTACGGCGACCCGAACTGGTGGGCCCAGTACCATTCCGATCATATGCGCGGGCTGATCTCGCTCTTCGCCCTCGTCGGCACGGTGGCCGCGACTCCGACCGAGTTGACCCGGGCACTGCGCGGCGGGCTCGACGTGGTCGCGACCCGGATGCGCTCCGCCGTCGTGGTGGCCGCCCCCGAGCTGCTGAAGGGGCTGCGGCGTGAACTCGGCTGA
- a CDS encoding CU044_5270 family protein, whose translation MDEVRMIRDVLGKAPAPSAEAVARARAALLVQARTDSAATRTGDVATRTGDVVAQGRRRAAAVRTRPAGRSHRLGARWWHWSLGGLGISAAVAAALVVPAILGPSTGPGDPDRGGVASLPIGDGDDAGTVLRLAAANARLDPAVEVRPGQFIYRVIAEGSLSVIGDVKADGPVARIWVVRRHEMWYTVEGLRSAQLRITEGASRTPLTPADAEAARKLGYDLTAPPRVEEHGPAPDYQPPADCESCPAVRDPGELYRPTPAYLASLPTDPARLLDTLRQAVGDQNKHSADQQVFTAVLDLLQEAAPIMPPKVRAALYQAVALIPGVERVDGRVDLAGRQGVAIGRDGESTGDETKREELVFDTAGRELLGFRTVQIRTARGIPAGTVAAEAVPTFTIVDRVGEVR comes from the coding sequence ATGGACGAAGTGCGGATGATTCGCGACGTACTGGGGAAGGCTCCGGCACCGTCCGCCGAGGCGGTGGCCCGGGCCCGGGCGGCCCTGTTGGTGCAGGCTCGGACCGACTCCGCAGCGACCCGGACGGGCGACGTGGCGACCCGGACGGGCGACGTGGTGGCGCAGGGGCGCCGCCGTGCCGCAGCGGTGCGTACCCGGCCGGCGGGCCGGAGTCACCGGCTCGGCGCCCGGTGGTGGCACTGGTCGCTCGGCGGGCTCGGCATCTCGGCTGCGGTTGCTGCGGCGCTGGTCGTACCGGCGATCCTCGGTCCGTCGACGGGTCCCGGCGACCCGGACCGGGGTGGGGTGGCCAGTCTCCCGATCGGCGACGGCGACGACGCCGGGACGGTGCTGCGGCTGGCCGCCGCGAACGCCCGGCTCGACCCGGCCGTCGAGGTCCGGCCGGGGCAGTTCATCTACCGGGTGATCGCCGAGGGGTCCCTGTCGGTGATCGGCGACGTCAAGGCTGACGGGCCGGTGGCCAGGATCTGGGTGGTCCGCCGGCACGAGATGTGGTACACCGTCGAGGGCCTGCGGTCTGCACAGCTCCGGATCACCGAGGGGGCCAGCCGCACCCCGCTGACCCCGGCGGACGCCGAGGCGGCCCGCAAACTCGGGTACGACCTGACCGCCCCACCGAGGGTCGAGGAGCACGGTCCGGCGCCCGACTACCAACCGCCCGCCGACTGCGAGAGCTGTCCGGCGGTCCGAGACCCGGGCGAGCTGTACCGGCCGACGCCGGCATACCTGGCGAGCCTGCCGACCGATCCGGCCCGGCTACTCGACACCCTGCGGCAGGCGGTCGGCGACCAGAACAAGCACTCTGCCGACCAGCAGGTCTTCACCGCGGTCCTGGACCTGCTCCAGGAGGCCGCTCCGATCATGCCTCCGAAGGTTCGGGCGGCCCTCTACCAGGCGGTCGCACTGATTCCCGGAGTCGAGCGGGTCGATGGCCGGGTCGATCTGGCTGGTCGGCAGGGTGTCGCGATCGGCCGGGACGGTGAGTCGACCGGGGACGAGACCAAGCGGGAGGAACTGGTCTTCGACACCGCCGGACGTGAACTCCTCGGCTTCCGTACGGTGCAGATCCGGACGGCACGCGGCATACCGGCCGGGACCGTGGCGGCAGAGGCCGTGCCCACGTTCACCATCGTCGACCGGGTCGGTGAGGTCCGATGA
- a CDS encoding S8 family serine peptidase translates to MTAGKKRFRVGGRRLLAVGLSVAALLTVVPSYGAAKAPSVGSTGNSGDGGTSGAGRGVPRTAGTVTLITGDVVRLDGDGEPSVTPGTGRDVSGPVRPRTVSYARYQRDGAWYVVPTDAVPLLRADLLDERLFDVTGLLAQGYDDSASRVLPLLVQYVDTGQARRAVPLAGTRARRVLPGLNLTANDQPKATAARFWADLVRQANPGARSIPGGVRKVWLNARYRATLQRSVPQIGAPAAWQAGYTGAGVTVAVLDSGYDTDHPDLAGRVSAAEDFTGTGSVEDQFGHGTHVAATVAGSGAGGRHRGVAPDAKLAVGKVLDDSGHGPEEWILAGMEWAVTKAGAKVVNLSLGGAPSDGTDPVSQAVDRLSAEHGTLFVAAAGNRGAYAPVSAPASADAALAVSSVDSADRISEFSSRGPRVGDGAVKPELAAPGEAILAARATGAYPGIAGDPDHVPLSGTSMAAPHVAGAAAILAQRHPDWSGTQLKAALVGTATPARESRVFDVGAGRLDVARAVIQPVRAEVASLNMDLAWGAPGGTRELTYRNDGSMPVTLRLTLSLADAAGRPAPPGLATLGATTLTVPARGSASVPVRIASQRRVGTYGGVVVATAADTSVRTPVGVRQAPETHEVTVRPLDQHGKPTEATTTMVVGTDAQNTGFREITYGTEPVSVPAGRYALLASTDLPPLLNGGTRNAALGHPGLTIADDTTVTLDARWARAVPLGVADQPAATDGMRQIVMAARFAGSPLDASMANLTNAGFGEVLVGTAPGVSAEEFSLSDAAVLERPMLELSATAPEQFPVWAGWLWRPGSTPPFEGTARLPAVRVGVGPAGKLPDVDVSGALAVLTSTDDVVEPFALAPVVRQLKERGARMVLTATREFDWDDEPLALPTIESGPGVPGLDRFVELADAGGLFATVTGQPVSPYRYQLVNHVRGAVPANLAYRPTTAELAAVPTSYHDAGEGVRYSRAYLQLGDGSHGVNMTVPVFAPLRRTEYYTPGNWAMLLDNNVLFDGARAMLNLRPGDNPAVSWDNSVVGPALTGPTWDNQGNPWVSRHGDIVDVTLPMFTDGSGHPRAVAADDDSPTGSTSLYRNGQLLGTVAEPGRGQFAVPAGAATYRLTASATHNSPTWRSSTMVSGSWTFRSGTSSARQPLPLLGVLLDAPVDLHNTVPVGDRRPVRMSVHRQDGVAERPVVTVTVAASYDDGRSWHAVPVSRDGAGWLALVPHGRAGHVSLRANVADADGNTVEQTVIRAYRVGG, encoded by the coding sequence ATGACCGCCGGAAAGAAGCGTTTTCGGGTCGGCGGACGGAGACTACTGGCCGTCGGACTGTCCGTGGCGGCGCTGCTCACGGTCGTGCCGTCGTACGGGGCGGCCAAAGCCCCTTCCGTCGGATCGACGGGGAACTCCGGCGACGGCGGGACGTCTGGTGCCGGGCGGGGCGTGCCGAGGACCGCCGGCACGGTGACGCTGATCACCGGGGACGTGGTCCGGCTCGATGGGGACGGCGAACCCTCGGTTACGCCGGGTACCGGGCGGGACGTGTCCGGCCCGGTCCGGCCCCGGACCGTCTCGTACGCCCGCTACCAGCGCGACGGCGCCTGGTACGTGGTCCCCACCGACGCCGTACCCCTGCTCCGGGCGGACCTGCTCGACGAGCGGCTGTTCGACGTCACGGGCCTGCTGGCGCAGGGGTACGACGACAGTGCCAGCCGGGTACTGCCGCTGCTGGTCCAGTACGTCGACACCGGCCAGGCCCGGCGGGCGGTCCCGTTGGCGGGAACCAGGGCTCGCCGGGTGCTGCCGGGGCTGAACCTGACCGCGAACGACCAGCCGAAGGCGACGGCAGCCCGGTTCTGGGCGGACCTGGTCCGGCAGGCGAATCCGGGGGCACGGAGCATCCCCGGCGGCGTCCGGAAGGTGTGGCTGAACGCCCGTTACCGGGCGACCCTGCAACGGAGCGTGCCGCAGATCGGCGCACCCGCGGCCTGGCAGGCGGGCTACACCGGTGCCGGCGTCACGGTCGCGGTCCTCGACTCCGGGTACGACACCGACCATCCGGATCTGGCCGGTCGGGTGTCGGCGGCGGAGGACTTCACCGGGACGGGGAGCGTCGAGGACCAGTTCGGCCACGGCACGCACGTGGCGGCGACCGTCGCGGGCTCGGGGGCGGGCGGTCGGCATCGCGGCGTCGCCCCGGACGCGAAGCTGGCGGTGGGCAAGGTCCTCGACGACTCCGGTCATGGACCCGAGGAGTGGATTCTCGCCGGCATGGAATGGGCGGTCACCAAGGCCGGTGCGAAGGTGGTGAACCTGAGTCTCGGCGGCGCCCCGAGCGATGGCACCGACCCGGTCAGCCAGGCGGTCGACCGGCTCAGCGCCGAACACGGCACGCTTTTCGTGGCCGCCGCCGGCAACAGAGGAGCGTACGCGCCGGTGTCGGCTCCGGCCAGCGCCGACGCGGCGCTCGCCGTCTCCAGTGTGGACTCGGCCGACCGGATCAGCGAGTTCTCCAGCCGGGGACCCCGGGTCGGGGACGGGGCAGTGAAACCGGAGCTGGCCGCGCCGGGGGAGGCGATCCTGGCCGCCCGGGCGACCGGGGCGTACCCGGGGATCGCCGGTGATCCGGACCACGTGCCGCTCTCCGGCACCTCGATGGCCGCGCCGCATGTCGCCGGAGCGGCGGCGATCCTCGCACAGCGGCACCCCGACTGGTCCGGTACGCAGCTCAAGGCGGCCCTGGTCGGCACCGCGACGCCGGCCCGGGAGTCCCGGGTCTTCGACGTCGGCGCCGGCCGGCTCGACGTGGCCCGGGCCGTCATCCAGCCGGTACGGGCCGAGGTGGCCAGCCTCAACATGGATCTGGCCTGGGGGGCGCCGGGCGGCACCCGGGAACTGACCTACCGCAACGACGGGTCGATGCCGGTCACGCTGCGGCTGACGCTGAGCCTGGCCGATGCCGCCGGTCGGCCGGCCCCGCCGGGACTGGCCACGCTCGGCGCGACGACCCTCACCGTGCCGGCCCGGGGCAGTGCCTCCGTTCCGGTGCGGATCGCAAGTCAGCGAAGGGTCGGGACGTACGGCGGGGTCGTGGTCGCCACCGCCGCCGACACCAGCGTCCGCACCCCGGTCGGGGTGCGGCAGGCCCCCGAGACGCACGAGGTCACCGTCCGGCCGCTGGACCAGCATGGCAAGCCCACCGAGGCCACCACCACGATGGTGGTCGGCACCGACGCCCAGAACACCGGGTTCCGGGAGATCACGTACGGCACGGAGCCGGTGTCGGTGCCCGCCGGGCGGTACGCCCTGCTGGCCAGCACGGATCTGCCTCCACTGTTGAACGGAGGGACTCGGAACGCCGCGCTCGGCCATCCGGGCCTGACGATCGCCGACGACACCACGGTGACCCTGGACGCCCGGTGGGCCCGCGCCGTACCGCTCGGCGTGGCCGACCAGCCGGCGGCAACCGACGGGATGCGGCAGATCGTCATGGCTGCGCGGTTCGCCGGCAGCCCGCTCGACGCCAGCATGGCAAACCTGACCAATGCAGGCTTCGGTGAGGTGTTGGTGGGCACCGCACCCGGGGTGAGCGCCGAGGAGTTCAGCCTCAGCGACGCGGCCGTCCTGGAACGGCCGATGCTGGAGCTGTCGGCGACCGCACCGGAGCAGTTTCCGGTTTGGGCTGGCTGGCTCTGGCGACCCGGATCGACGCCACCCTTCGAAGGGACCGCGCGACTTCCGGCCGTCCGGGTCGGAGTCGGTCCGGCCGGGAAACTGCCCGACGTGGACGTCAGCGGCGCGCTCGCCGTGCTCACCTCCACGGACGACGTGGTGGAACCGTTCGCGCTGGCCCCGGTGGTACGGCAGCTCAAGGAGCGGGGCGCCCGGATGGTGCTGACGGCGACCAGAGAGTTCGATTGGGACGACGAGCCGCTCGCGCTGCCAACCATCGAGTCGGGACCCGGCGTTCCGGGGCTCGACCGATTCGTCGAGCTCGCCGATGCCGGGGGGCTCTTCGCGACCGTGACCGGGCAGCCGGTCAGTCCCTATCGTTACCAGCTCGTCAACCATGTTCGGGGCGCGGTCCCGGCTAACCTGGCGTACCGGCCGACGACCGCGGAACTGGCCGCCGTCCCGACCAGCTACCACGACGCGGGCGAGGGGGTCCGGTACAGCCGTGCGTACCTCCAGCTCGGCGACGGATCTCACGGGGTGAACATGACGGTGCCGGTGTTCGCGCCGCTGCGGCGTACCGAGTACTACACCCCGGGCAACTGGGCCATGCTGCTCGACAACAACGTCCTGTTCGACGGGGCGAGGGCGATGCTGAACCTGCGGCCGGGAGACAACCCTGCGGTCAGTTGGGACAACTCCGTGGTAGGCCCGGCGTTGACCGGACCGACCTGGGACAACCAGGGCAACCCGTGGGTGAGCCGGCACGGGGACATCGTCGACGTGACGTTGCCGATGTTCACCGACGGCAGCGGCCATCCGAGAGCCGTCGCGGCAGACGACGACAGCCCCACGGGCAGCACCAGCCTGTACCGGAACGGGCAGCTTCTCGGCACCGTCGCCGAGCCGGGGCGGGGGCAGTTCGCCGTACCGGCCGGAGCGGCGACGTACCGGCTCACCGCCTCGGCGACGCACAACTCGCCGACCTGGCGGTCGAGCACGATGGTCAGCGGGTCGTGGACCTTCCGGTCCGGTACGTCATCGGCCCGGCAGCCACTGCCACTGCTGGGAGTGCTCCTCGACGCACCGGTCGACCTGCACAACACCGTGCCGGTCGGTGACCGCCGCCCGGTGCGGATGTCGGTGCACCGGCAGGACGGGGTGGCAGAGCGACCGGTGGTGACGGTGACCGTCGCCGCCTCGTACGACGACGGCCGGAGCTGGCACGCGGTGCCGGTCAGCCGGGACGGTGCCGGTTGGCTGGCGTTGGTGCCACACGGCCGGGCCGGTCACGTGTCGCTGCGGGCGAACGTCGCCGACGCGGACGGCAACACGGTGGAGCAGACGGTGATCCGGGCGTACCGGGTCGGCGGATAG
- the folE gene encoding GTP cyclohydrolase I: MGDPQQALNDWIASLHPDLPEVAAAIVDSQAEAPERISNAYRELLSGYRINRADLIKVTVVLDPTVEYDGVVTAHDIPFVSLCAHHLLPFFGHVAMAYQPGAVILGIGKLPRLVEMRARRFQIQEFLARDLCEDLMDAVHARGAFVRTTAQHLCVCGRGPNKQEVWNTTTYARGSLGQWRDLPVGSAPR; encoded by the coding sequence ATGGGTGATCCGCAACAGGCTCTCAACGACTGGATCGCGTCGCTGCACCCCGATCTCCCCGAGGTCGCCGCCGCCATCGTCGATTCCCAGGCGGAGGCGCCGGAACGAATCTCCAACGCCTACCGGGAATTGCTCTCCGGTTACCGGATCAACCGGGCCGACCTCATCAAGGTCACCGTCGTACTCGATCCCACGGTCGAGTACGACGGCGTCGTGACGGCCCACGACATTCCCTTCGTGTCGCTTTGCGCGCACCACCTGCTCCCGTTCTTCGGCCACGTAGCGATGGCCTACCAACCCGGCGCCGTGATCCTTGGTATCGGCAAGCTGCCACGCCTAGTGGAGATGCGGGCGCGGCGGTTTCAGATCCAGGAATTCCTAGCCCGCGATCTCTGCGAGGACCTGATGGACGCGGTGCACGCCAGAGGAGCCTTCGTCCGCACCACTGCGCAGCACCTCTGCGTCTGCGGGCGCGGCCCGAACAAGCAGGAGGTCTGGAACACCACGACGTACGCCCGCGGCAGCCTCGGCCAGTGGCGTGACCTTCCCGTCGGAAGCGCGCCGCGGTGA
- a CDS encoding NUDIX hydrolase, with the protein MKVIDKLAWVHVTDGKVLSTRSYGKDAWYIPGGKRDEGETDHEALKREIREELCVELIDGSIEPMEVFEAQAHGKAEGVIVRMTCYRAEYKGELTPGAEIEEMSWLDYSGREMSSTVDKLIFDWLRKRGEL; encoded by the coding sequence ATGAAGGTCATTGACAAGCTCGCGTGGGTGCACGTGACGGACGGCAAGGTCCTGAGCACCAGGTCATACGGCAAGGACGCGTGGTACATACCGGGGGGCAAGCGGGACGAGGGCGAGACGGATCACGAGGCCCTCAAGCGGGAGATCCGGGAAGAACTCTGCGTCGAACTGATCGACGGATCGATTGAGCCGATGGAGGTCTTCGAGGCCCAGGCGCACGGAAAGGCTGAGGGCGTCATCGTCCGGATGACCTGCTACCGGGCAGAATACAAGGGTGAACTCACGCCCGGCGCGGAGATCGAAGAGATGTCCTGGCTCGACTATTCCGGTAGGGAGATGTCGTCCACGGTAGACAAGCTGATCTTTGACTGGCTGCGCAAACGTGGCGAACTCTAG
- a CDS encoding RNA polymerase sigma factor: MTGPPLVTAPPVCAVDPGSLAGTDPPDDVAAVADAVLIRQSRTEPERFALLFDRYYPEIHRFAANRLGPTAADDLAAETFLIAFVKRARFDTGDPADDDGAPADRAGDAGTGREARESTGECVPGGHVRAWLYGIATNLVRRQRRSEQRRYRALARAPRDSSVVGHDERIAAMVSAQSVQRDLAGALASLSARDRDVLLLVALGELTYHEVAAALEIPYGTVCSRLSRARRKVRKALGDTDPTGHDRDLGDL; encoded by the coding sequence ATGACCGGACCCCCTCTCGTGACCGCGCCACCCGTGTGTGCGGTCGACCCCGGCTCCCTGGCCGGCACCGACCCGCCCGACGACGTCGCAGCGGTGGCCGACGCCGTCCTGATCAGGCAGTCGCGCACCGAGCCGGAAAGGTTTGCGCTGCTCTTCGATCGGTACTACCCGGAGATCCACCGGTTCGCCGCGAACCGGCTCGGCCCGACCGCCGCCGACGACCTGGCGGCGGAGACCTTTCTGATCGCCTTCGTCAAACGGGCCCGCTTCGATACCGGTGATCCCGCCGACGACGACGGTGCCCCGGCCGACCGTGCCGGTGACGCCGGCACCGGTCGCGAAGCCAGGGAATCAACCGGGGAGTGCGTACCGGGCGGGCACGTCCGGGCGTGGCTGTACGGCATCGCCACGAACCTCGTCCGCCGCCAGCGGCGTAGCGAGCAGCGACGCTACCGGGCACTGGCCCGGGCGCCGCGGGACTCCTCCGTCGTCGGTCACGACGAGCGGATAGCCGCGATGGTCAGCGCGCAGAGCGTGCAGCGTGATCTGGCCGGGGCACTGGCCTCACTCTCGGCCCGGGACCGGGACGTACTCCTGCTCGTCGCGCTCGGCGAACTCACCTACCACGAGGTCGCGGCAGCCCTGGAAATTCCGTACGGCACGGTCTGTTCCCGGCTCAGTCGGGCGCGTCGCAAGGTGCGCAAGGCGCTCGGCGACACCGATCCGACCGGCCACGATCGAGACCTGGGGGACCTGTGA
- a CDS encoding RNA polymerase sigma factor: MIDAVSDPDLVRLARAGDAAGFGALLHRHEARMLATAYALLGYGPNAQDAVQEAFVVALSRLATLRDPEAVGPWLRGIVRKVCLASLRARSPILVADLGVDVAAAAADPAELLDRQALRDWVWHALEQLTPNLRVVSMLRYFTEANTYPQIAELCGVPVGTVRSRLSEARRKLAEQLRATAAVAHPDAAARTLRSHREAEESLAAMRAGSAAATLAETWSPSAEVALPDGTLEHGYGRLARMISANHEDGVRYRLTNVVAGSDVSVWETEFLNPPDKPLHCPPAGVWLHFLDAGRTQRFRLLHVSQP; this comes from the coding sequence GTGATCGACGCTGTATCGGACCCGGATCTGGTGCGTCTCGCCCGGGCCGGCGACGCGGCCGGCTTCGGCGCGCTGCTGCACCGTCACGAGGCGCGGATGCTCGCCACCGCGTACGCCCTTCTCGGCTACGGGCCCAACGCGCAGGACGCCGTGCAGGAGGCTTTCGTCGTCGCCCTGTCCCGCCTGGCTACCCTGCGGGACCCGGAGGCCGTCGGCCCCTGGCTGCGAGGCATCGTCCGCAAGGTCTGCCTGGCTTCCCTCCGCGCGCGCAGCCCGATCCTCGTCGCAGACCTCGGGGTGGACGTGGCCGCCGCTGCCGCCGACCCGGCCGAGTTGCTCGACCGGCAGGCGCTGCGGGACTGGGTGTGGCACGCCTTGGAACAGCTGACGCCGAACCTGCGGGTGGTGTCGATGCTGCGCTACTTCACCGAGGCCAACACGTACCCGCAAATCGCCGAACTGTGTGGCGTACCCGTGGGTACGGTGCGTAGCCGGCTCAGCGAGGCACGCAGGAAGCTTGCCGAACAGTTGCGGGCGACCGCCGCGGTGGCCCATCCCGATGCCGCCGCACGCACGCTGCGGTCGCATCGGGAGGCCGAGGAGAGCCTGGCCGCGATGCGTGCCGGTTCGGCCGCCGCGACGCTTGCCGAAACCTGGTCTCCATCGGCCGAGGTGGCGCTGCCTGACGGGACTCTCGAGCACGGGTACGGCCGGTTGGCGCGCATGATCAGCGCCAATCACGAGGACGGCGTACGGTACCGCCTGACCAACGTCGTGGCCGGTAGCGATGTCTCCGTGTGGGAGACCGAATTCCTGAATCCGCCCGACAAGCCCCTGCACTGCCCGCCTGCGGGTGTCTGGCTCCACTTCCTCGACGCCGGTCGCACACAGCGCTTCCGACTGCTGCACGTTTCCCAGCCATAG
- a CDS encoding cupin domain-containing protein, giving the protein MDPANDQVGTEVVFEDENLRVWILDLPPQASSPWHTHRAPYRYVVTRAGPVATEYQDGRLEYQDDKVGDSCRRSDNEPHRLVNLGDSVYQNVIVEFLDPHG; this is encoded by the coding sequence GTGGATCCTGCAAATGACCAGGTCGGTACCGAGGTTGTTTTCGAGGACGAAAACCTACGGGTGTGGATACTCGACCTGCCGCCGCAGGCGTCTTCTCCGTGGCACACTCATCGCGCCCCCTACCGTTACGTCGTGACCCGTGCCGGGCCGGTGGCGACGGAGTACCAGGATGGCCGGCTGGAATACCAGGACGACAAGGTCGGCGACTCCTGTCGTCGATCTGACAATGAACCGCATCGGCTCGTCAATCTCGGCGACTCCGTGTATCAGAACGTCATCGTAGAGTTCCTTGACCCTCATGGGTGA
- a CDS encoding thymidylate synthase: MEVTIETVETGWPQVLDLFRSGGPTRVATRHGISFDLPGLTVWLDNPNDLTAPADYRYPELIKDYRDRLFGTQRDKSLLFQRMRRWREDDLDAFDQLEHITDLLRREPSSRSAVFSTWLPPADLEAAFPVSPVGGAVRVVSDTLHLFVTARSVDVWVGFVPELLAFAQLATEFALDLGVRRSTVSYQCWSAHLYEVDFLTYLTRQ, translated from the coding sequence GTGGAAGTCACGATTGAGACCGTAGAAACCGGCTGGCCACAGGTATTGGATCTGTTCCGGAGCGGTGGACCGACCCGGGTCGCCACCCGGCACGGAATCTCGTTCGACCTGCCCGGTCTTACGGTGTGGCTAGACAATCCGAACGATCTCACCGCTCCGGCCGACTATCGGTACCCGGAACTCATCAAGGACTACCGGGACCGGCTCTTCGGTACGCAGCGCGACAAATCGCTGTTGTTCCAGCGCATGCGCCGGTGGCGCGAGGACGACCTCGACGCGTTCGACCAGCTCGAACACATCACCGACCTGTTGCGCCGGGAACCCAGCAGCCGCTCCGCGGTCTTCTCCACCTGGCTGCCCCCGGCCGACCTGGAGGCGGCCTTTCCCGTCTCGCCGGTCGGTGGTGCGGTGCGGGTGGTCTCCGACACGCTCCACCTCTTCGTGACCGCGCGGAGCGTCGACGTCTGGGTCGGCTTCGTGCCGGAACTACTCGCCTTCGCGCAACTCGCCACCGAATTCGCGCTTGACCTCGGCGTGCGGCGCAGCACGGTGTCGTACCAGTGCTGGAGCGCCCATCTTTACGAGGTTGACTTCCTGACCTATCTCACGAGGCAGTGA